A window from Leptospira stimsonii encodes these proteins:
- the htpG gene encoding molecular chaperone HtpG: MSEEIKGRISVETENIFPIIKKWLYSEKDIFIRELVSNASDAITKLRKIALSEEFEGGIDYRIDLDFDQEKRILTIEDNGIGMSSEEVQKYINQIAFSSAEEFVKKFQGDGGKPEIIGHFGLGFYSCFMVSTKVVIETKSYRKGSAGVVWESESGTEFSLRASDKSTRGTKITLHLDGDSGEYLDQWKLKELIRKYCDFLPVPIFVKTEQANKQTPLWSETPSSVTKEKYDEFYNYLFPFSGEPLFHVHLNVDYPFRLQGILYFPKLKHELDVNQSGIKLYCNHVFVSDDANELVPKFLTVLKGTIDIPDLPLNVSRSYLQSDPLVKKISAHIVKKIADRLHEEFKKNEEEFKKNWEEISIFVKYGMLTDDKFYDAAKDLVFFKTSNGDIVRLDEYWTKNKEKNGGKVFYANEAETSSVYMDLLRSQGLEAILVDSRIDSHFVQFIESKNSEMKFQRVDSELADGVVDKESASTLVDSENKTESDRVKECFEQTLKRDGLEIKAEPLKAEGVPAVVLLPEHLRRLSEMNLMGGQKPMDLLKNHTLVLNTRSGLVKNILALSKGPNAEKAAKLTRTVYDMALLSSKIFGEAEFAEYLKRTTETLEELSKS; the protein is encoded by the coding sequence ATGAGCGAAGAAATCAAAGGAAGAATTTCCGTAGAGACGGAAAACATATTTCCAATCATTAAGAAATGGTTGTATTCAGAAAAAGACATATTCATTCGAGAACTTGTGTCCAATGCAAGCGACGCGATCACTAAGTTGAGAAAAATAGCCCTTTCCGAAGAGTTCGAAGGCGGCATCGATTACAGGATCGACCTCGATTTTGATCAGGAAAAAAGGATTCTTACGATCGAGGACAACGGAATCGGGATGAGCTCCGAGGAAGTTCAGAAATACATCAATCAAATCGCATTCTCGAGCGCAGAAGAGTTTGTCAAAAAGTTTCAAGGCGACGGCGGTAAACCGGAGATCATCGGTCATTTCGGTCTCGGGTTTTATTCCTGCTTTATGGTTTCCACGAAGGTCGTCATCGAAACCAAGTCCTATCGAAAAGGATCCGCGGGCGTTGTCTGGGAAAGCGAATCCGGAACCGAGTTCTCTTTGCGCGCATCGGACAAGTCTACTCGAGGAACCAAGATCACACTTCATCTCGACGGCGATTCCGGAGAATACCTGGATCAGTGGAAGTTAAAAGAACTCATCCGCAAATACTGCGATTTTCTTCCCGTGCCTATCTTTGTAAAAACGGAACAAGCGAACAAACAAACTCCTCTTTGGTCCGAAACTCCCTCCTCGGTAACGAAGGAAAAATACGACGAATTTTATAACTATCTTTTCCCGTTTTCCGGAGAACCTCTTTTTCACGTTCATCTCAACGTGGATTATCCTTTTCGACTGCAGGGAATATTATATTTTCCTAAATTAAAACACGAGCTCGACGTAAATCAGTCCGGAATCAAACTCTATTGCAATCACGTATTCGTAAGCGACGACGCGAACGAGTTGGTGCCTAAGTTTTTGACGGTTCTCAAAGGAACGATCGATATTCCGGATCTTCCGTTGAACGTATCCAGATCGTATCTTCAGAGCGATCCTCTCGTTAAAAAGATTTCCGCTCATATCGTTAAAAAAATCGCGGATCGTCTTCACGAAGAGTTCAAAAAGAACGAGGAAGAGTTCAAAAAGAATTGGGAGGAGATTTCCATCTTCGTAAAATACGGAATGTTGACTGACGATAAGTTTTACGATGCCGCAAAGGATCTGGTATTCTTCAAAACCTCGAACGGAGATATTGTTCGTTTGGACGAGTATTGGACTAAGAATAAGGAAAAGAACGGAGGAAAAGTCTTCTACGCGAACGAAGCGGAAACTTCCTCCGTCTATATGGATCTTCTCAGGTCGCAGGGATTAGAGGCGATTCTTGTGGATTCCAGAATCGATTCTCACTTTGTTCAATTTATCGAATCGAAAAATTCAGAAATGAAGTTTCAGAGAGTGGATTCCGAACTCGCCGACGGAGTCGTAGACAAGGAAAGCGCTTCCACTTTAGTCGATTCCGAAAATAAAACCGAATCCGATCGTGTGAAAGAATGTTTTGAACAGACCCTCAAACGGGACGGATTGGAGATTAAGGCAGAACCTCTCAAAGCGGAGGGAGTTCCGGCCGTGGTTCTTCTTCCTGAACATTTGCGACGTTTGAGCGAGATGAATCTGATGGGCGGTCAAAAGCCGATGGATCTTCTGAAAAATCATACGTTGGTTCTCAATACTCGCTCCGGCTTGGTGAAAAACATCCTTGCCCTTTCCAAAGGACCTAACGCGGAAAAGGCGGCCAAATTGACTCGTACTGTATACGACATGGCGCTTCTTTCTTCGAAGATATTCGGGGAGGCGGAGTTTGCGGAGTATCTCAAACGCACTACGGAGACATTAGAGGAACTCAGCAAGTCCTAA
- a CDS encoding NAD(+)/NADH kinase, with product MPLEKLQSVKRVLILGKRTKFELDLEEWGSLEILQRIYKIQNDSFARIHESHLRQVANRETLKKLFPNSTFIFRKSMEEFPPSSFDLVIALGGDNHFTYVAHHAVDTLVLGCNSDPPTSVGALLSFHVEDIKEALETGWTNARIEEWPLIEVKIHYPDGRKVSTLQGISEISIRNNSPDLTSRFFICHGDEMEEQKCSGLLVYTGAGSTGWVMSCENKDTSFDKQSPFFKVYCRELRKKEHTRYTLDHFTVSDSFSLISEMKGGISIDSLAETIYDFPPGAKADFKLSEKKLHVVVRKL from the coding sequence ATGCCTTTGGAGAAATTACAGTCCGTCAAACGAGTTCTCATTTTAGGGAAACGTACCAAGTTCGAATTGGATTTGGAAGAATGGGGTTCTCTCGAAATTCTCCAAAGAATCTATAAGATCCAAAACGACTCCTTTGCGAGAATCCACGAATCGCATCTCAGACAGGTCGCAAATCGGGAAACGCTCAAAAAACTCTTCCCCAATAGCACGTTTATCTTTCGTAAATCCATGGAGGAATTTCCGCCGTCTTCCTTCGATCTCGTGATCGCGCTCGGCGGAGACAATCATTTTACATACGTCGCACACCACGCAGTGGACACTCTCGTCCTCGGGTGTAATTCCGATCCTCCCACGTCGGTCGGCGCCCTCCTCTCCTTTCACGTGGAAGACATCAAAGAAGCATTGGAAACCGGATGGACAAACGCAAGGATCGAAGAATGGCCTTTGATCGAAGTAAAAATTCATTATCCGGACGGAAGAAAGGTCAGCACTCTACAAGGAATCAGCGAGATTTCGATTCGAAACAATAGTCCCGATCTTACGAGCCGTTTTTTTATCTGCCACGGCGATGAAATGGAAGAACAAAAATGCTCCGGACTTCTGGTCTACACAGGCGCCGGTTCCACGGGTTGGGTTATGTCCTGTGAAAACAAGGATACAAGTTTTGACAAACAATCTCCGTTTTTCAAAGTCTATTGTAGAGAACTTCGGAAAAAAGAACATACTCGATATACTCTGGACCATTTTACGGTCTCGGATAGTTTTAGTTTAATTTCCGAAATGAAAGGCGGAATTTCGATCGACTCGCTTGCGGAAACGATTTACGATTTTCCACCCGGCGCAAAAGCTGATTTTAAACTCTCTGAAAAAAAATTACATGTAGTGGTTCGTAAGTTATGA
- a CDS encoding STAS domain-containing protein, with the protein MSQLTIKIKETSAGIFVYTLDGRLDESSFTDFKKDIIDPPHPDVVILNLAELKYISSSGIRAIFELRNKLANESKKLLLTEASDKVIQIFNLLGLWKPFTHLESEAEAIEVAKK; encoded by the coding sequence ATGAGTCAATTGACCATCAAAATAAAAGAGACATCTGCGGGAATTTTCGTTTATACGCTCGATGGAAGACTGGACGAAAGTAGCTTTACCGATTTTAAAAAAGACATCATCGATCCTCCGCATCCGGACGTCGTGATTCTCAACCTAGCCGAATTGAAATACATTTCCAGTTCCGGAATCCGTGCGATCTTTGAACTCAGAAACAAACTCGCAAACGAAAGTAAAAAACTCCTTCTCACCGAAGCATCGGACAAGGTCATTCAGATCTTCAATCTTCTGGGCTTGTGGAAACCGTTCACCCATTTGGAATCGGAAGCGGAAGCGATCGAAGTCGCCAAAAAATAA
- a CDS encoding PhoX family protein has protein sequence MTLTRSQFLEYLGKGIGALALAKTGGLFGSDKSTNNKPSIPTVKNSFPKFQPISASEKDSLILPDGYRYSTIALFGDRINPQGDTFGFNSDFNCYLPFNGKKDSGLLWNNHETLGVLEYYVNGYDSQKSGPNLRTDKQIEQHLYSLGGSVLRISKENGEWKMSPDSKYGRRINGLTEFRLTGPAAGSPVAGNTNRVFGTFANCAGGTTFWKTILSCEENVEWVIDACKLPNETHYGWVIEVDPFDPKSTPVKHTALGRFSHENAALVLSPEGKLVVYMGDDAKDQFVYKFISKNSYDPSLGAGNSSLLEEGILYAANFEKGTWIPLDLEINETLKNSKLENGKRRFSSQADVLVYCRDAAKICGATPMDRPEDIEIHPIDGTVFIAMTNNDSHGNFFGQIVRIQEKSGNHAGLEFDFEVFAAGGRGSGFAAPDNLAFDRQGNLWMVTDVSQKNLNLSVYKKFGNNGMFVIPTAGSDSGRAFQFASAPIGAELTGLWFTPDERELFVSVQHPGETTKDYRNPTSHWPQGGNSIPKSGVVAIYLK, from the coding sequence ATGACACTGACTCGATCCCAATTTTTAGAATACTTAGGGAAGGGAATCGGAGCTCTCGCTCTTGCAAAGACCGGCGGTCTTTTCGGCTCCGATAAAAGCACTAATAACAAACCTTCTATTCCGACCGTAAAAAATTCTTTTCCTAAGTTTCAACCGATCTCCGCGAGTGAAAAGGATTCTTTGATTCTTCCCGACGGATATCGATACAGTACGATCGCACTCTTCGGAGATCGTATCAACCCGCAAGGAGATACGTTCGGTTTTAACTCCGACTTCAATTGTTATCTTCCGTTTAACGGAAAAAAAGACAGCGGACTTCTCTGGAACAATCACGAGACGCTCGGCGTTTTGGAATATTACGTAAACGGCTACGATAGTCAGAAGTCGGGTCCGAATCTGAGAACGGACAAACAAATCGAACAGCATCTGTATTCGTTAGGCGGTTCCGTTCTACGGATTTCTAAGGAGAATGGAGAATGGAAGATGTCTCCCGATTCGAAATACGGAAGAAGAATCAACGGCCTTACAGAATTTCGTCTAACGGGTCCAGCCGCCGGAAGTCCGGTCGCAGGAAATACGAATCGTGTATTCGGAACCTTTGCGAACTGCGCGGGCGGAACTACCTTTTGGAAAACGATTCTTTCCTGCGAAGAAAACGTGGAATGGGTGATAGATGCCTGTAAACTTCCGAACGAAACGCACTACGGCTGGGTGATCGAAGTCGATCCGTTCGATCCGAAGTCGACTCCCGTAAAACATACGGCTCTCGGTAGATTCTCGCATGAGAACGCGGCTCTTGTATTATCTCCGGAAGGAAAACTCGTTGTATATATGGGCGACGACGCGAAGGATCAGTTCGTATATAAGTTCATATCGAAGAATTCTTACGATCCTTCACTCGGAGCGGGCAATTCGAGTCTTTTGGAGGAAGGGATTCTTTACGCGGCCAATTTCGAGAAAGGAACTTGGATTCCTCTGGATTTGGAAATCAATGAAACATTAAAAAATTCTAAATTAGAAAACGGAAAAAGAAGATTTTCCTCCCAGGCGGACGTTCTCGTTTATTGCAGGGACGCGGCGAAAATTTGCGGAGCGACTCCGATGGACCGTCCGGAAGACATCGAAATTCATCCGATCGACGGAACGGTTTTTATCGCGATGACGAACAACGATTCTCACGGAAATTTTTTCGGACAAATCGTAAGAATTCAGGAAAAGTCAGGCAACCACGCAGGATTGGAATTCGATTTCGAAGTATTTGCCGCAGGCGGTCGAGGTTCCGGATTCGCCGCGCCGGACAACCTCGCTTTCGATAGGCAAGGAAATCTTTGGATGGTGACGGACGTTTCCCAAAAGAATCTCAATCTTTCCGTATATAAGAAATTCGGCAATAACGGGATGTTCGTGATTCCTACTGCGGGATCGGATTCGGGGAGGGCATTTCAGTTCGCTTCCGCTCCGATTGGTGCGGAATTGACTGGGCTCTGGTTTACTCCGGACGAAAGAGAATTATTCGTTTCCGTACAACACCCCGGTGAAACCACGAAGGATTATCGGAATCCGACGAGTCATTGGCCTCAAGGCGGAAATTCCATTCCTAAATCGGGAGTGGTTGCAATTTATCTAAAGTAG